A window of the Bacillus andreraoultii genome harbors these coding sequences:
- a CDS encoding DegV family protein: MKTAVVTDSTAYIPKEIREQYNIHMIPLSVVFGNESYKEEVELTASNFYNMMQNQKDLPTTTQPSIGMFVELFEQLSKEYDAVISIHLSSGISGTYQGAVSAGNMVQSIKVYPYDSEISCMVQGFYVLEAAKLAQAGEDPEKIIARLDELKATSRAYFMVDDLTNLQRGGRLSSAQAIIGGLLQVKPLLHFVDKVIVPFEKIRTKKKAMNRIVELLGEDAKTGAAYQATIIHAEREEEAKQWKKELEALYPNVEFTLSYFGPVIGTHLGEGAMGLGWMKK; this comes from the coding sequence GTGAAGACAGCGGTTGTTACAGATAGTACTGCCTACATACCGAAGGAAATTCGGGAACAGTACAATATTCATATGATTCCTTTAAGTGTCGTATTTGGTAATGAATCATATAAAGAAGAAGTCGAATTAACTGCATCTAATTTTTACAATATGATGCAAAATCAAAAAGACTTACCAACAACAACCCAACCATCCATTGGCATGTTTGTGGAATTATTCGAACAGTTATCTAAGGAATATGATGCGGTCATTAGCATTCATTTATCAAGTGGAATTAGTGGAACATACCAAGGAGCTGTTTCTGCGGGAAATATGGTTCAATCCATTAAAGTATATCCATATGATTCAGAAATTAGTTGTATGGTACAAGGGTTTTACGTGTTGGAAGCTGCGAAATTAGCTCAAGCTGGAGAAGACCCTGAAAAAATTATTGCTCGTTTGGATGAATTAAAAGCGACATCAAGAGCTTATTTCATGGTAGACGATTTAACAAACTTACAACGTGGAGGTCGGTTAAGCAGTGCCCAAGCTATCATTGGTGGACTTTTGCAAGTAAAACCACTTCTACATTTTGTCGATAAAGTCATCGTCCCCTTTGAAAAAATCCGAACAAAGAAAAAGGCAATGAACCGAATTGTCGAATTGCTAGGAGAAGATGCAAAAACAGGTGCAGCATATCAAGCAACCATTATTCATGCTGAGCGTGAAGAGGAAGCAAAACAGTGGAAAAAAGAACTAGAGGCTCTCTATCCGAATGTAGAATTTACACTAAGCTATTTCGGCCCGGTAATCG
- a CDS encoding response regulator encodes MRKTRILIIDDHQLYREGIKKILEFEKSFEVVGEGTDGNEAVELVERYQPDVVIMDINMPDVNGVEATKQLIEQRPETRVIILSIHDDENYVTHALKTGACGYLLKEMDVDSLIEAVKVVAEGGSYIHPKVTHNLVKEFRRLAENASKAQVDRGAAPLYEVRRPYHLLTRRECEVLQLLAEGKSNKMIGETLYISEKTVKNHVSNILQKMNCNDRTQAVVEAIKKGWVEVLQKS; translated from the coding sequence TTGAGAAAAACAAGAATTTTAATTATAGATGATCATCAATTATATCGTGAAGGAATTAAAAAAATATTAGAGTTTGAAAAGTCATTTGAAGTTGTAGGAGAAGGAACGGATGGGAACGAAGCAGTAGAATTAGTTGAAAGATACCAACCAGATGTCGTTATTATGGATATTAATATGCCAGATGTCAATGGTGTCGAGGCGACAAAACAGCTAATAGAACAACGACCTGAAACAAGAGTCATTATTTTATCTATTCATGATGATGAAAACTATGTGACCCACGCTTTGAAAACTGGTGCATGTGGCTATTTACTAAAAGAGATGGATGTCGATTCATTAATTGAAGCGGTGAAAGTTGTTGCCGAGGGAGGCTCATATATTCATCCGAAAGTTACCCACAATTTAGTTAAAGAGTTTCGTCGACTAGCGGAAAATGCATCGAAGGCTCAAGTCGATCGTGGTGCTGCACCGCTTTATGAAGTTCGTCGACCTTACCATTTATTAACTAGACGTGAATGTGAAGTTCTTCAACTTTTAGCAGAAGGAAAAAGTAACAAGATGATTGGAGAAACGTTATATATTAGTGAAAAAACAGTAAAAAACCACGTGAGCAATATTTTACAAAAAATGAACTGTAATGACCGTACTCAAGCTGTCGTAGAAGCAATTAAAAAAGGTTGGGTAGAGGTATTACAAAAAAGCTAA